The following coding sequences lie in one Rutidosis leptorrhynchoides isolate AG116_Rl617_1_P2 chromosome 6, CSIRO_AGI_Rlap_v1, whole genome shotgun sequence genomic window:
- the LOC139852998 gene encoding calcium uptake protein, mitochondrial-like has product MPQLLSFIRTHCPQSIICEVDIVIAAAGQAMMMTRLEFSHYDYKLCGTIPAKDFALSMVALGDIRHKSRLLDHVDELDNEPHLKNICITFEEFKSFAELRKKLHPFSLAIFSYGKVNGFLTRKDFQRAANHTCVHSSYFRHSRGLLDTTRSGCVLLWCNIICNSCGSLSI; this is encoded by the exons ATGCCACAGTTATTGTCGTTCATTCGAACACATTGTCCACAAAGTATCATTTGTGAGGTAGACATTGTTATTGCTGCAGCAGGACAAGCTATGATG ATGACACGGTTGGAGTTCTCTCATTATGATTATAAATTGTGTGGTACAATACCAGCCAAGGATTTTGCGTTATCCATGGTTGCATTAGGTGATATAAGGCATAAGAGCCGGTTGCTTGACCATGTAGATGAATTAGATAACGAGCCTCATCTAAAGAATATTTGCATCACATTTGAGGAATTTAAAAGCTTTGCAGAACTACGTAAGAAGCTACATCCGTTTTCTCTAGCGATTTTTAGCTATGGAAAAGTCAATGGGTTTTTGACAAGGAAGGATTTTCAAAGAGCAGCTAATCAC ACCTGTGTACATTCTTCTTACTTCCGACATTCAAGAGGCCTTCTTGATACAACAAG ATCAGGATGTGTGTTATTGTGGTGTAACATTATATGTAATTCTTGTGGGAGCTTATCCATTTGA